A genomic region of Salinibacter pepae contains the following coding sequences:
- a CDS encoding ADP-ribosylglycohydrolase family protein has product MPTTPPPSDSIAGALLGTAVGDALGMPVEGLSHANVRTYYKGIKEYRDDDQRGDLGAGQWTDDTQMTFALVRALTAHPESPDAWPGAVADEYVALRAQARRWGETTTTAVDRLAKGSMPAESGVPGRPTDGAAMRAAPLGAWWAARDLGREAAFEAIRPVLAVTHRHPAALAAGWGQAVAVHALLGRTPDAFDRAPFWERLVDATAWAEGRLGGDDRVSGRLEALADQLDAFPLNLGDACDGVGVRADEAWPFACAMVARRAHLLENTLLSGINVGGDADTTGAMMGAMLGALHGWDAFPDEWRDGLEAADRLADEARAFAAAL; this is encoded by the coding sequence ATGCCCACCACGCCTCCCCCTTCCGATTCCATCGCCGGGGCGCTTCTCGGCACCGCCGTCGGCGACGCGCTGGGCATGCCCGTCGAGGGCCTCAGCCACGCCAACGTGCGCACCTACTACAAGGGCATCAAGGAGTACCGGGACGACGACCAGCGGGGGGACCTGGGCGCCGGGCAGTGGACGGACGACACGCAGATGACGTTCGCGCTCGTCCGGGCGCTCACGGCGCACCCGGAGTCGCCGGATGCGTGGCCGGGGGCCGTCGCGGACGAGTACGTTGCCCTTCGGGCCCAGGCCCGGCGCTGGGGCGAGACCACCACCACCGCCGTCGATCGCTTGGCGAAGGGGAGCATGCCCGCCGAGTCCGGCGTGCCCGGCCGGCCGACCGACGGCGCCGCCATGCGGGCGGCCCCGCTCGGCGCGTGGTGGGCCGCCCGGGACCTCGGCCGCGAGGCGGCCTTCGAGGCCATTCGTCCGGTGCTGGCCGTCACCCACCGCCACCCCGCGGCCCTGGCGGCCGGGTGGGGGCAGGCGGTGGCCGTCCACGCGCTGCTGGGCCGGACGCCTGATGCGTTCGACCGCGCGCCCTTCTGGGAGCGGCTGGTCGACGCGACGGCGTGGGCGGAGGGGCGGCTCGGCGGCGACGACCGCGTGTCGGGCCGCCTGGAGGCCCTCGCGGACCAGCTCGACGCCTTCCCGCTCAACCTCGGGGACGCGTGCGACGGGGTGGGCGTACGGGCCGACGAGGCCTGGCCGTTCGCGTGTGCGATGGTCGCGCGCCGCGCCCACCTCCTCGAAAACACACTGCTCTCCGGCATCAACGTGGGGGGCGACGCCGACACCACCGGGGCGATGATGGGGGCCATGCTGGGCGCGCTGCACGGGTGGGACGCCTTCCCGGACGAGTGGCGAGACGGCCTTGAGGCGGCCGATCGCCTCGCCGACGAGGCGCGCGCATTCGCCGCTGCGCTGTGA